CTGTGATCCAGTTGTTATGGATGATTAGTGTTTGTCTGAAGATTTGAATGAGGATACTGACTGGACAAAATGGGACAGAAATACTCTGTGGTTTTTGACATTAGTAAGAACAAGCCATTTGGAAATGACATAAGTTCCTATAACGATACCAAGGGTAACTCGGTGCGTCTCCTTAGGAAGGACCACTCTTCCTCTCGAGCTGGTGACAAATTCCCTGGATTCAAGATCTACATGCACATGCTTCCCGAAGTAGGAGCGACCTACAGTTACTACCTCGAGGCAGTCTACTATGGCAATAACCTGCAAGAGGGCCTGGATCAGGCTACCATGAACATTGCCAGATACATCGAGGTCTACTTCTGGGAAGCCGACTATGACAACATATGTCCCCTGTTCCTTGACCTAGGTGATCTTTTCCGGAATCCCAGTCTATATAATTCATCTGGTATACGTAGTGATAAGTGGACTAAGCTCAAACCGCAGTCTTATGACACCATAAAAGAGGTCTTTGAAAACGCTGTGGTCATCAACCTGCAAAAAACTAGTGGAAGCTACACTTCACATCCGTCAAAAGATAGCTTCAAGACTGGCAATGAGCTTCATGGAACAAAATTTCCCACAATGACGGTGATGGGAGAGGAAGACCAACCCTGTCAAGGCTACATCACCATCACTCAGCACCTGGAGGAAGGAAAACCCATGAACATTCTCTCAACTTGGAGCATTTACAAGAACAACTATATACGTTTCAAAGAATCCATAATACAGAATAGGTATGAGAATGCTAAGATCTACTACAGTGCCTGCAATAGTGCATATGCTAATGGAGAACGTAATGGAGACACTGACCTAAGGAACCCTCTCATCCTGGAACTTGAGTGGGTGAATGATGGACAAGGCACCTCAGAATTCTACACTAGAAACAAGGATGACAGATGGGAAAAAAGTTCAGGGATAAGTGTGAATAATCTGACGGACTATCTAGATGAACAAAGCTGCAAGTACAATAACATCTTTGTAGTGGACATCTCCAAGAAGACTGGAAACTACTCATGTGGATCATACTGTAAGAGGCATAAGACCGATGTATCAACATATGCCACTGGAAATATTTATGGGTACAAGAATATACAACATCTCCCCAGTGGAGGTCTTGGTTATAAACTCGGTAGAATCAAAAGAGGAGAGACTTCCCTGACACTGGAAGGACTGACATTTCCGATACCAAGAGTCTCTCAAGTGCTCGTCTACTATCCAAAATGTAATCCAGCGGAGCCTATTCTCCTCCGCATCCACCATGGAAACGCAGAAAGTGAGTGGTTTAAGAGAGTCTCCATGAGTAGCAATGAGTGGAAAATAGTAAGTGAAGAATACCTAAAGAAAGTAGGTCATGTTGATAACAGTGACATTAAGAAGGTACTAGATGACCTAGTTTGTAAACAATACGGCAATATTACCATGGATCTTACCAAAGGCATATACGGAACAGGAAAGAAGTACTGTTGCCATTACCATACCATTATTGGTGCAGGAAGAGTCACTGTTGAAGAAATTCCAGTTCGTTGTAAACTGCCGGATCACGACCCAAGTCATACCACAGCTTATAAACATTCCATTTCTGATTCTAGTCTGAAGCTTGCTGGTATTATATTCTATCTTAATGATGATATAACTAAAGAGAATAGAAAGCGTATAGCGCCAAGAACATTGGGTCTTCCTATAGAAGGTCCAGTACATGTCTATGCCTTCTATTGTACACAGGAAGTTCCAGTACTAATATATGTTGCTTCATCTTCAAAGCCTAATATTGCCGGATGGTACCAGAAACCTAATGACAGTAGTACTAGTAGAggtaaagatgaagagtggaCACCTGTTCCAAGTCTCCAAGGAATAACACCAAAGGATTTTAGTACTCTAAGCTGTGATAACTGGAATAAACTTAGAGAGGTACTAAAGAAATTTAAATGTGAAGgcttgcaagaatgtctTGGACAAAACggagttcaacgtgaggaagtCCCAGCTGCTGAtttatctgaccaggttccagatacagagtctgatCAAGAAAAACAACTTGAAGCTTCTAATACTCTTCAACCGGattacaaaaatgtcaaagtGGATCCTGATAAACCTGAACTAGACTATTCCGATCGACATGATTATCAAGACAGTTTAGAAAAAATTCTTGGAGTTATCACTTGTGCTTGTTTGACCTCTGGTATAGCCATTTTtgcaggatggaaactttataaacgctataaaggagatccttgggttaaACAGATCTAATGATCTTGGATATACTTACATGTATGTTAAACTAGTATGTATTTTGAGACATCTTTTTGAATTGTACTCAAAATACATACCTTTGTTTCCGAGATTGTATATTAGGTACTAAGCTTACATAGTAACTGGAGGGATATACTACAGGGTAAGCAATATTGCCACTTTAGAAGGTTAACGCTAAAAACCGCTAATTGGAACGAAACACGAACCTTTATAAAAAAACGAGTAATATGGTATACCAAAAATTATAGGCTCCCTAGCActccagtataccaacaagagagtagtctatTGGTCTCAGTTCTGTCTATTGATAGAGATTAGGGTGTTCTTCCTGTAGTACATTACAGACGAGCTATTAGTTTTGCGAGTAGAGCGGGTCCCTTCCACACAGCGAGACCTCCCAACCCTGCTCCGCCTAATCCCGTTCCAACAGATGATCCAGCTAAAGTACCCGTATTATGTGACTCATTAAGCTTTCTCTCTAATTCCTGAAGTTGAGTACTTAACTGGTCAAGCTTATCCAGTGTTTCCTTCAATTTCTTAAGGTTAATCAGTGTTACTTTCAGAGGTTCGCCAATAAGTTGAGAAATATATCCTCCAGGTCTCCTAAGCTCTGCCCAATTAGTTCCATCCTTATCCTTTTGATAGTATGAATACTTGTTCTCACTAGTAACCACTTCAATCAGGAGAATGTTAGACTGATCCGTGGGAGTATTTCCTCCATAGTAGAATCCAGAGATGCTAGTTAGAATGTCAGAAGAGTCTATACCAGTAAGCGGAGTTTGATCATGCCTAATTTCAGTAACCTCGAACAGACTACCTCTGAGGGAATATTGATATCTGTAAAAGCCATCGCCGATGTGACTTCTTAACACAGTTATATCTATACTACTACTTCCATCGTTGTATTTTCCAGACGATGAAGAGAGATCTAGAGTAGTAATAGTAGGAGTTCCTCCATTAGGAAGACCATCAGCATTAGATACTCTAATCCAAGTATTACTATTACCACTGCTTCTTCTAAAGTATCTCTGCGGTATACTTTGATAGACAATTAATAGAGGGGTTTTCCTACCAGATTCATTCCAGTAGACCTTGATCTCTTTGACATCCTTTAGAGACGGAAATCCAGCTTGCCAACTATTACCACCCTTATCCTTGAAACTAGTTACCGAGAACATAGAACCTCTACCAGAGTAGAATGTGATACCTCCGGAGTCGCTGCTCTTGTATACGCGGAGTTTTTGTTGACTGCAACTGGGACATTGGTAATTTTTACCGCTACCAGAAGTACCCTTGTTAGAGAGATCTATAATATGAGCATTATTTCTACTACAGTTCCGCCCATCAAGTTTCTTCCTAAGATCATTAGCTATACTAGAATCAGAATCATTGTTCCAATTATCACCACCATCAGATATAGTGTAATAAACCGAAGAATTTCCCTCACCAAGTTGAATGATTAGTGGCTTACTACAGGCATGATCCTGAgaccagtagtagactgaGACACTCGAATATTTTTCTAGGCTAGTAATTTCAGAAAGAATCCTTCCCTTCCTAATATCACCTATTGTACAACCATCTTCGGGAGTATGAGTAAATTTCCTATAGATTCCCTCTGGATCAGGAAACCACTCATCCGTTAGATTAACTCTTCCATTACCATCACTATCATAGTAGTATCCTCCACCGTCTTGTTTTACTTGTCCTCCACTTCCGGGATAGTAACCGATTTGTATGGTAACACCATTACCAGTCATACTACATCTTCACTCAGTATACTAGACTAGTTCCTAGTAGTGTCTCTAGCTCCATACTATCCTCCaatcattcattcttccataatagtactccattcatgtctcaactggtgtgagcagaattgtcagtatggatgaatgaatg
This region of Theileria equi strain WA chromosome 1, complete sequence genomic DNA includes:
- a CDS encoding hypothetical protein (encoded by transcript BEWA_034360A) is translated as MTGNGVTIQIGYYPGSGGQVKQDGGGYYYDSDGNGRVNLTDEWFPDPEGIYRKFTHTPEDGCTIGDIRKGRILSEITSLEKYSSVSVYYWSQDHACSKPLIIQLGEGNSSVYYTISDGGDNWNNDSDSSIANDLRKKLDGRNCSRNNAHIIDLSNKGTSGSGKNYQCPSCSQQKLRVYKSSDSGGITFYSGRGSMFSVTSFKDKGGNSWQAGFPSLKDVKEIKVYWNESGRKTPLLIVYQSIPQRYFRRSSGNSNTWIRVSNADGLPNGGTPTITTLDLSSSSGKYNDGSSSIDITVLRSHIGDGFYRYQYSLRGSLFEVTEIRHDQTPLTGIDSSDILTSISGFYYGGNTPTDQSNILLIEVVTSENKYSYYQKDKDGTNWAELRRPGGYISQLIGEPLKVTLINLKKLKETLDKLDQLSTQLQELERKLNESHNTGTLAGSSVGTGLGGAGLGGLAVWKGPALLAKLIARL
- a CDS encoding hypothetical protein (encoded by transcript BEWA_034350A); this encodes MGQKYSVVFDISKNKPFGNDISSYNDTKGNSVRLLRKDHSSSRAGDKFPGFKIYMHMLPEVGATYSYYLEAVYYGNNLQEGLDQATMNIARYIEVYFWEADYDNICPLFLDLGDLFRNPSLYNSSGIRSDKWTKLKPQSYDTIKEVFENAVVINLQKTSGSYTSHPSKDSFKTGNELHGTKFPTMTVMGEEDQPCQGYITITQHLEEGKPMNILSTWSIYKNNYIRFKESIIQNRYENAKIYYSACNSAYANGERNGDTDLRNPLILELEWVNDGQGTSEFYTRNKDDRWEKSSGISVNNLTDYLDEQSCKYNNIFVVDISKKTGNYSCGSYCKRHKTDVSTYATGNIYGYKNIQHLPSGGLGYKLGRIKRGETSLTLEGLTFPIPRVSQVLVYYPKCNPAEPILLRIHHGNAESEWFKRVSMSSNEWKIVSEEYLKKVGHVDNSDIKKVLDDLVCKQYGNITMDLTKGIYGTGKKYCCHYHTIIGAGRVTVEEIPVRCKLPDHDPSHTTAYKHSISDSSLKLAGIIFYLNDDITKENRKRIAPRTLGLPIEGPVHVYAFYCTQEVPVLIYVASSSKPNIAGWYQKPNDSSTSRGKDEEWTPVPSLQGITPKDFSTLSCDNWNKLREVLKKFKCEGLQECLGQNGVQREEVPAADLSDQVPDTESDQEKQLEASNTLQPDYKNVKVDPDKPELDYSDRHDYQDSLEKILGVITCACLTSGIAIFAGWKLYKRYKGDPWVKQI